A single window of Agromyces sp. Leaf222 DNA harbors:
- a CDS encoding carbohydrate ABC transporter permease: MSTTMPRRSRDPLASVPPTDSTIALTAPNHRVAKGASGRGSMGRRRPPTTFAGIAMRTPYWVLTAGLALLFLYPLIWTAISSVSPLAGTNQTDGWGFGNYVTLANYQAGIWVYLLNSVFVSLLTVLLTLTISLLGGYAFARFSFPGKDLLFLSTLAILMVPYATLLIPLYVLLNSVGLSNSLVGVALVLTMFQLPFSMFMMRISFESVPRELDEAAMVDGCSAWTVLWRVLVPAVKPGLITVGLFAFLAAWNDFMAPLILINDSNRMTLPLAVSNLRGQVQGVVDYGATEAGVVVLALPCILLFLILQRHYVRGFMSGAFKG; the protein is encoded by the coding sequence ATGTCGACGACCATGCCGCGCCGTTCGCGCGATCCGCTCGCGAGCGTGCCGCCCACCGACTCGACGATCGCGCTGACCGCGCCGAACCACCGGGTCGCGAAGGGCGCGTCGGGGCGGGGTTCCATGGGGCGCCGCCGCCCGCCGACCACCTTCGCCGGCATCGCGATGCGCACGCCCTACTGGGTGCTCACCGCCGGGCTCGCGCTGCTGTTCCTCTACCCGCTGATCTGGACCGCGATCTCGTCGGTCTCGCCGCTCGCGGGCACGAACCAGACCGACGGATGGGGCTTCGGCAACTACGTCACGCTCGCGAACTACCAGGCGGGAATCTGGGTCTACCTGCTGAACTCGGTGTTCGTGTCGCTGCTGACCGTGCTGCTGACGCTCACGATCTCGCTGCTCGGCGGGTACGCGTTCGCCCGCTTCAGCTTTCCGGGCAAGGACCTGCTGTTCCTGTCGACGCTCGCGATCCTGATGGTGCCGTACGCGACCCTGCTCATTCCGCTCTACGTGCTGCTGAACTCGGTGGGCCTGTCGAACTCGCTCGTCGGCGTCGCGCTCGTGCTCACGATGTTCCAGTTGCCGTTCTCGATGTTCATGATGCGCATCTCGTTCGAGTCGGTTCCGCGCGAGCTCGACGAGGCCGCCATGGTCGACGGATGCTCCGCCTGGACCGTGCTCTGGCGTGTGCTCGTCCCCGCGGTCAAGCCGGGACTCATCACGGTGGGCCTGTTCGCGTTCCTCGCGGCGTGGAACGACTTCATGGCCCCGCTGATCCTCATCAACGATTCGAACCGCATGACCCTGCCGCTCGCGGTCTCGAACCTGCGCGGCCAGGTGCAGGGTGTCGTCGACTACGGCGCCACCGAGGCCGGCGTGGTCGTGCTCGCGCTGCCGTGCATCCTGCTCTTCCTGATCCTCCAACGTCACTACGTGCGCGGCTTCATGTCGGGCGCCTTCAAGGGATGA
- a CDS encoding carbohydrate ABC transporter permease, producing MSTILRGAGRVTPARRRAALTGWLFALPTALFVLLLFGLPLALVLQMSASDWPLLGGNQGWNLPQNYVDAVDNRFFLDSVWFTLKYTVLTTVILLALSLGLAMLVQESTRWKGLLRTSFLVPSALGLASASLLFYVIYSPIAGPFAGIMKAWGFTFLGTPDGALWSTIFLIVWRYAGFYMLLMLVGLQGIPDDVYEAARIDGASRWQTFRSVTIPLLRPTLALTTVLCVTGSLLAFEQFYILTKGGPDNSTITVVQLIYGIAFQGQNDLGVAGALSVIVLLALVVINIAQIRAFGKKAED from the coding sequence GTGAGCACCATCCTTCGCGGCGCCGGGCGGGTGACCCCCGCTCGGCGCCGCGCCGCCCTCACGGGCTGGCTCTTCGCCCTGCCGACCGCGCTGTTCGTGCTGCTGCTGTTCGGCCTGCCGCTGGCGCTCGTGCTGCAGATGTCGGCGAGCGACTGGCCGCTGCTCGGCGGCAACCAGGGCTGGAACCTGCCGCAGAACTACGTCGACGCCGTCGACAACCGCTTCTTCCTCGACTCGGTCTGGTTCACGCTGAAGTACACCGTGCTCACCACCGTGATCCTGCTCGCGCTGAGCCTCGGGCTCGCCATGCTCGTGCAGGAGTCCACGCGCTGGAAGGGGCTGCTGCGCACCTCGTTCCTGGTGCCGAGCGCCCTGGGCCTGGCATCCGCATCGCTGCTCTTCTACGTGATCTACTCGCCGATCGCGGGACCGTTCGCCGGCATCATGAAGGCGTGGGGGTTCACGTTCCTCGGCACGCCAGACGGCGCGCTGTGGTCGACGATCTTCCTCATCGTGTGGCGGTACGCGGGCTTCTACATGCTGCTCATGCTCGTGGGCCTGCAGGGCATCCCCGACGACGTGTACGAGGCCGCGCGCATCGACGGCGCGTCGCGCTGGCAGACCTTCCGCAGCGTGACGATCCCGCTGCTTCGACCGACGCTCGCCCTCACGACCGTGCTCTGCGTCACGGGCTCGCTGCTCGCGTTCGAGCAGTTCTACATCCTCACCAAGGGCGGGCCCGACAACTCGACCATCACGGTCGTGCAGCTCATCTACGGCATCGCGTTCCAGGGGCAGAACGACCTCGGCGTCGCCGGCGCCCTCTCGGTCATCGTGCTGCTCGCGCTCGTCGTGATCAACATCGCGCAGATCCGCGCATTCGGGAAGAAGGCGGAAGACTGA
- a CDS encoding sugar ABC transporter substrate-binding protein: MRSRNRRMTRAAALLAAGALTIGLAACSAGSEPESSLADAGAEGVDDGTTLTLWTRAPLEKQANLLVDAYNESHENQVELTVVPNDDYVAKVGAAAGSNGLPDLFAADIVYVPNWVKQGLFQDITANIDGFDFKDDINKGHLSAGTLDGQEYVLPFVLDLSMLFWNKDLATEAGLDAEAGPANLEEFAEWAKAIQALDKPDTYGTATGLNCGGCLVFTWFPSSWADGQEVLSDDGTESLLASDTSKEIYATWKDLWDSGAVLPSSKDEAGPTWTAAFTEGKVGIMPYPATLLSSTPFDVGVSGLVGPEGGASTFVGGDGIGVSKDSKKAAQAWNFLSWMMSEEAQVGVLAKDNDVVSRSDLADNEYSQKDPRLVTINEVAGQGDTPVAINFQQAFNAPSSPWLTMVRNAVLGDASSIDADNDEITAVLSQ; encoded by the coding sequence ATGAGATCACGCAATCGCCGGATGACGCGGGCTGCAGCCCTGCTCGCCGCCGGCGCCCTCACGATCGGGCTGGCCGCCTGCTCCGCGGGCAGCGAACCGGAGTCGAGCCTCGCCGACGCCGGCGCAGAGGGCGTCGACGACGGCACGACGCTGACCCTCTGGACCCGCGCACCGCTCGAGAAGCAGGCCAACCTGCTCGTCGACGCCTACAACGAGAGCCACGAGAACCAGGTCGAGCTCACGGTCGTGCCGAACGACGACTACGTCGCCAAGGTCGGTGCAGCAGCCGGCTCGAACGGCCTGCCCGACCTCTTCGCGGCCGACATCGTGTACGTGCCGAACTGGGTGAAGCAGGGCCTCTTCCAGGACATCACGGCGAACATCGACGGCTTCGACTTCAAGGACGACATCAACAAGGGCCACCTGTCGGCGGGCACGCTCGACGGCCAGGAGTACGTGCTGCCGTTCGTGCTCGACCTGTCGATGCTGTTCTGGAACAAGGACCTCGCGACCGAGGCCGGACTCGACGCCGAGGCGGGCCCCGCCAACCTCGAGGAGTTCGCCGAGTGGGCGAAGGCCATCCAGGCGCTCGACAAGCCCGACACGTACGGCACCGCGACGGGCCTGAACTGCGGCGGATGCCTCGTCTTCACGTGGTTCCCGAGCAGCTGGGCCGACGGCCAGGAGGTGCTCTCCGACGACGGCACCGAGTCGCTGCTCGCGAGCGACACCTCGAAGGAGATCTACGCCACCTGGAAGGACCTCTGGGACTCCGGCGCAGTGCTGCCCTCGTCGAAGGACGAGGCCGGCCCCACCTGGACCGCCGCGTTCACCGAGGGCAAGGTCGGCATCATGCCGTATCCGGCCACCCTCCTCTCGTCGACCCCGTTCGACGTGGGCGTCTCGGGCCTCGTCGGCCCCGAGGGCGGCGCCTCGACGTTCGTCGGCGGTGACGGCATCGGCGTCTCGAAGGACTCGAAGAAGGCCGCGCAGGCGTGGAACTTCCTCAGCTGGATGATGTCCGAGGAGGCCCAGGTCGGCGTGCTCGCGAAGGACAACGACGTCGTCTCCCGCTCCGACCTCGCCGACAACGAGTACTCGCAGAAGGACCCGCGACTGGTCACGATCAACGAGGTCGCCGGTCAGGGCGACACCCCGGTCGCGATCAACTTCCAGCAGGCGTTCAACGCGCCGAGCAGCCCGTGGCTCACGATGGTGCGCAACGCGGTGCTGGGCGACGCGTCGAGCATCGACGCCGACAACGACGAGATCACGGCGGTGCTCTCGCAGTGA
- the gap gene encoding type I glyceraldehyde-3-phosphate dehydrogenase: MTRIAVNGFGRIGRNTLRALLERDSDLEVVAVNDLTDPKALAQLLRFDSTAGRLGRTVEVDGDTLVVDGRRIKVLAERDPANLPWAELGVEIVLESTGRFTSKEAASAHLAAGAKKVLVSAPADGADVTLVYGVNTDAYDAATHTVVSNASCTTNALAPLAKVLDDLAGIEHGFMTTVHAYTQEQNLQDGPHRDPRRARAAGVNIVPTTTGAAKAIGLVLPGLDGKLSGDSIRVPVPVGSIVELNTTVAKDVTLDEVLDAYKAAAAGPLAGVLEYSDDPLVSSDITGNPASSIFDAALTRVDGRHVKVVAWYDNEWGFSNRVIDTLELLAG, from the coding sequence ATGACCCGCATCGCCGTCAACGGCTTCGGACGCATCGGACGCAACACCCTCCGCGCCCTCCTCGAGCGCGACTCCGACCTCGAGGTCGTGGCCGTCAACGACCTCACCGACCCGAAGGCGCTCGCACAGCTGCTGCGCTTCGACAGCACCGCCGGCCGCCTCGGCCGCACCGTCGAGGTCGACGGCGACACGCTCGTGGTCGACGGCCGCCGCATCAAGGTGCTCGCCGAGCGCGACCCCGCGAACCTGCCATGGGCCGAGCTCGGCGTCGAGATCGTGCTCGAGTCCACCGGCCGCTTCACCTCGAAGGAGGCCGCCTCGGCGCACCTCGCCGCCGGCGCGAAGAAGGTGCTCGTGAGCGCCCCGGCCGACGGCGCCGACGTCACGCTCGTCTACGGCGTCAACACCGACGCGTACGACGCGGCGACGCACACCGTCGTCTCGAACGCCTCCTGCACCACGAACGCGCTCGCGCCGCTCGCCAAGGTGCTCGACGACCTCGCCGGCATCGAGCACGGCTTCATGACCACGGTGCACGCCTACACGCAGGAGCAGAACCTGCAGGACGGCCCGCACCGCGACCCCCGCCGCGCCCGCGCCGCCGGCGTGAACATCGTGCCGACGACCACCGGCGCCGCCAAGGCGATCGGCCTCGTGCTGCCCGGCCTCGACGGCAAGCTCTCGGGCGACTCGATCCGCGTGCCCGTGCCCGTCGGCTCGATCGTCGAGCTGAACACGACCGTGGCCAAGGACGTGACCCTCGACGAGGTGCTCGATGCCTACAAGGCCGCCGCGGCAGGCCCGCTCGCGGGCGTGCTCGAGTACTCCGACGACCCGCTGGTCTCCTCCGACATCACCGGCAACCCGGCGTCGTCGATCTTCGACGCCGCGCTCACCCGCGTCGACGGCCGCCACGTCAAGGTCGTCGCCTGGTACGACAACGAGTGGGGCTTCTCGAACCGCGTCATCGACACGCTCGAGCTGCTCGCCGGCTGA
- a CDS encoding GNAT family N-acetyltransferase has product MPYRPMPFSLETERLTLRLWDETDAAGYRALVGERSGEMPTLDEAREEIRGARESAPGRGIHLLTLRRRGTDDFLGYCGLVIGRATIDEPELAYELLRSAHGHGYATEAAAAIVDAARDTGRTRLWSTVRAWNAPSFRVLEKIGFRRDHTTTDEHGDVVWSVLDL; this is encoded by the coding sequence ATGCCGTACCGACCGATGCCGTTCTCGCTGGAGACCGAACGCCTCACGCTGCGGTTGTGGGACGAGACCGACGCGGCGGGCTACCGCGCCCTCGTCGGCGAACGCAGCGGCGAGATGCCGACCCTCGACGAGGCGCGCGAGGAGATCCGCGGTGCCCGCGAGAGCGCACCCGGGCGCGGCATCCACCTCCTGACCCTGCGGCGGCGAGGCACCGACGACTTCCTCGGCTACTGCGGCCTCGTCATCGGGCGCGCCACCATCGACGAGCCCGAGCTCGCGTACGAACTGTTGCGCAGCGCGCACGGACACGGGTACGCCACCGAGGCCGCCGCCGCCATCGTCGATGCCGCCCGCGACACCGGACGCACGCGACTCTGGTCGACGGTTCGCGCCTGGAACGCGCCGTCGTTCCGCGTGCTCGAGAAGATCGGCTTCCGCCGCGACCACACGACCACCGATGAGCACGGCGACGTGGTCTGGAGCGTGCTCGACCTCTAG
- a CDS encoding MFS transporter, which yields MDDTTTTTRGIRTGRPSTSALPWPALIVLGAATFAMVTAEMLPTAVLPQMSAGLGVSEAQTGLLVSIWAGVVVVGSLPLVRLTRRFERRAVVIWSLVALAVAAASTAFAPTYEVVVAGRMVGALAVGLLWATTNALTADLVDERHLARGIAIVLGGATLGMVIGTPLASLVAQGVGWRATFAGLAVAALVGSILVRWVVRPTVRVAPNTVDANDEATDAAARQAAHARRARGIRPMLAVVGLVGLLLVGHYGVYTFITRIVADAAAPVPGGVGTLLLVFGIASAGGVVLAGRFGARTAWALVVSSAATGLALAALAMVGGDPVLGVMVVVAWGLASGAVPPLAQTLILQLAGPERRDLAGALIPVVFNLGIAVGAGAASGIVGGAGIAPLPAFGATVVAASVVGLVIVASRVGSPARGR from the coding sequence ATGGATGACACCACGACCACGACGAGGGGGATCCGCACCGGCCGACCCTCGACATCCGCCCTGCCATGGCCGGCCCTGATCGTGCTCGGCGCCGCGACGTTCGCCATGGTCACCGCGGAGATGCTGCCGACCGCCGTGCTGCCGCAGATGTCAGCCGGCCTCGGCGTGAGCGAGGCGCAGACCGGACTGCTCGTGTCGATCTGGGCCGGCGTGGTCGTCGTCGGCAGCCTTCCGCTCGTGCGCCTCACGCGTCGGTTCGAGCGGCGCGCGGTCGTGATCTGGAGCCTGGTCGCGCTCGCCGTGGCCGCCGCATCCACCGCGTTCGCCCCGACCTACGAGGTCGTGGTCGCCGGGCGCATGGTGGGCGCCCTCGCCGTCGGACTGCTCTGGGCGACGACGAACGCGCTCACGGCCGACCTCGTCGACGAACGCCACCTCGCACGCGGCATCGCGATCGTGCTCGGCGGGGCGACGCTCGGCATGGTGATCGGCACCCCGCTCGCGAGCCTCGTCGCGCAGGGCGTCGGGTGGCGCGCGACCTTCGCCGGGCTCGCGGTGGCGGCGCTCGTCGGGTCGATCCTCGTGCGGTGGGTGGTTCGGCCGACGGTGCGCGTGGCGCCGAACACGGTCGACGCGAACGACGAGGCCACGGATGCCGCGGCGCGGCAGGCTGCGCACGCGCGCCGCGCACGCGGCATCCGCCCGATGCTCGCCGTGGTCGGCCTCGTGGGCCTGCTGCTCGTCGGCCACTACGGCGTCTACACCTTCATCACGCGGATCGTCGCGGATGCCGCGGCCCCCGTGCCCGGCGGGGTCGGCACGCTCCTGCTGGTCTTCGGCATCGCCTCCGCCGGCGGCGTCGTGCTCGCCGGCCGGTTCGGCGCCCGCACCGCCTGGGCGCTCGTCGTCTCGTCGGCGGCGACCGGGCTCGCGCTCGCGGCGCTCGCCATGGTCGGCGGCGATCCGGTGCTCGGCGTCATGGTCGTCGTGGCCTGGGGGCTCGCATCGGGGGCCGTGCCGCCGCTCGCGCAGACGCTGATCCTGCAGCTCGCCGGGCCGGAGCGGCGCGATCTCGCGGGGGCGCTGATCCCCGTGGTGTTCAACCTCGGCATCGCGGTGGGCGCCGGCGCCGCGTCGGGCATCGTCGGCGGCGCCGGCATCGCACCGCTGCCCGCGTTCGGTGCGACGGTCGTCGCGGCATCCGTCGTCGGACTCGTCATCGTGGCGAGCCGCGTGGGTTCCCCGGCCCGCGGGCGCTAG
- a CDS encoding glycoside hydrolase family 127 protein: MTMTSAPTSHAVPVAPSTGALRPLGLDEVRITGGLWAERQRVNGTATLDHIEHWLEREGWLANYDLAVAGSLPDGRRGREFSDSEVYKYLEALSWEIGRLQSVSDAAASVDRLEARLRAIVTRVAAAQEPDGYLNTRFGRPGQEPRWTDLEWGHELYCLGHLFQAAVARVRTRPDADDGLVEVARRAADLVCEVFGEGGDERICGHAEVEVGLAELGRALGEPRYLEQARIFVERHGRGTLADIEWGRSYYQDDAAVRDADALRGHSVRANYLAAGATDVAVESGDRELFDALDRQWDRTLERRTYVTGGQGSHHQDEAFGEDWELPSDRAYSETCAGVASVMFSWRLLLASGEARHADLIERTLFNVIETSPDASGTAFYYANTLHQRVPGAPADPDAVSPRAHSSLRAPWFDVSCCPPNTARTFASLAAYLATADASGVQLHQYAPSIVRTVLADGRAVAFEVETSYPRSGSIVVRMLADSAEPWRLSLRVPAWAGGATLALRPTGGGEAQRWPAEPGIVSVERAFAAGDEVVLELPTTPRFVAPDARVDAVRGCLVVERGPEVFALESVDLAATPLAASDFADLRVDPRVAPVDAVVGVGTGDDARVLVRLVDARTDAAADVPLVPYHAWAERGPSTMRVWIPAL, from the coding sequence ATGACCATGACCTCTGCTCCCACGTCCCACGCCGTGCCGGTCGCGCCGTCGACGGGTGCCCTGCGTCCGCTCGGCCTCGACGAGGTGCGCATCACGGGCGGTCTCTGGGCCGAACGCCAGCGCGTCAACGGCACGGCGACCCTCGACCACATCGAGCACTGGCTCGAGCGCGAGGGCTGGCTCGCGAACTACGACCTCGCCGTCGCGGGCAGCCTGCCCGATGGGCGTCGCGGGCGCGAGTTCTCGGACTCCGAGGTCTACAAGTACCTCGAGGCGCTCTCGTGGGAGATCGGCCGGCTGCAGTCGGTGTCGGATGCCGCGGCATCCGTCGACCGCCTCGAAGCCCGGCTGCGGGCGATCGTGACGAGGGTCGCCGCGGCGCAGGAGCCCGACGGGTACCTGAACACGCGCTTCGGCCGGCCTGGGCAGGAGCCGCGGTGGACCGACCTGGAATGGGGCCACGAGCTGTACTGCCTCGGCCACCTGTTCCAGGCTGCCGTCGCCCGGGTGCGCACGCGCCCCGATGCCGACGACGGCCTTGTCGAGGTCGCGCGCCGCGCCGCCGACCTCGTGTGCGAGGTGTTCGGCGAGGGCGGCGACGAGCGCATCTGCGGCCACGCCGAGGTCGAGGTGGGACTCGCCGAGCTCGGCCGGGCGCTGGGGGAGCCGCGCTACCTCGAGCAGGCGCGCATCTTCGTCGAGCGGCATGGCCGCGGCACGCTCGCCGACATCGAGTGGGGCCGGTCGTACTATCAGGACGACGCGGCCGTGCGCGACGCCGACGCCCTGCGCGGGCACTCGGTGCGCGCGAACTACCTCGCGGCCGGTGCGACCGACGTCGCCGTCGAGTCGGGCGACCGGGAGCTGTTCGACGCGCTCGACCGCCAGTGGGATCGCACGCTCGAACGGCGCACGTATGTCACGGGCGGGCAGGGATCGCACCATCAGGACGAGGCGTTCGGCGAGGACTGGGAGCTGCCGAGCGACCGCGCCTACTCCGAGACGTGTGCGGGCGTGGCATCCGTCATGTTCAGCTGGCGGCTGCTGCTCGCGAGCGGCGAGGCGCGCCATGCCGACCTCATCGAGCGCACGCTCTTCAACGTGATCGAGACGTCGCCGGATGCCTCGGGCACCGCCTTCTACTACGCGAACACGCTGCACCAGCGGGTGCCGGGCGCGCCCGCCGACCCCGACGCCGTGTCGCCGCGCGCGCACTCGTCGCTGCGGGCGCCGTGGTTCGACGTGTCGTGCTGCCCGCCGAACACGGCCCGCACGTTCGCGAGCCTCGCCGCGTACCTCGCGACGGCGGATGCCTCGGGTGTGCAGCTGCACCAGTACGCGCCGTCGATCGTGCGCACCGTGCTGGCCGACGGCCGGGCGGTCGCCTTCGAGGTCGAGACGTCGTATCCGCGATCGGGGTCGATCGTGGTGCGCATGCTGGCGGACTCGGCCGAGCCGTGGCGGCTCTCGCTGCGCGTGCCGGCGTGGGCCGGCGGGGCGACGCTCGCGCTGCGTCCGACCGGTGGCGGCGAGGCGCAGCGGTGGCCGGCCGAGCCCGGCATCGTCTCGGTCGAGCGCGCGTTCGCGGCGGGCGACGAGGTCGTGCTCGAGCTGCCGACGACTCCGCGGTTCGTCGCGCCCGATGCCCGCGTCGATGCGGTTCGCGGATGCCTCGTGGTCGAGCGCGGCCCAGAGGTGTTCGCCCTCGAGTCGGTCGACCTCGCCGCGACGCCGCTCGCGGCATCCGACTTCGCCGACCTGCGCGTCGACCCCCGGGTGGCGCCCGTCGATGCGGTCGTCGGGGTGGGAACGGGTGACGATGCCCGGGTTCTCGTGCGCCTCGTCGACGCGCGAACGGATGCCGCGGCCGACGTGCCGCTCGTGCCGTACCACGCGTGGGCCGAGCGCGGTCCGTCGACGATGCGGGTGTGGATCCCGGCGCTGTAG
- a CDS encoding DMT family transporter: MTRRGVLLFAALGIAWGIPYLFIKIAVSELEPTMVVLGRSALAAVLLLPLALLRREIVVVVRRWKPMLAYTIVEIVLPWYFLSSAEQQLPSSTAGLLLAAVPLAGVAIAFAMGRPERLSGSNWLGIAVGMLGVAALVGLDVAGSDLGAVAEMSVVVVGYALGPAILARWMPDLPGIGVVAVSLAAAAIIYVPFVFATSAWPTAWPSTPVVVSIIVLAVVCSALAFVLMIALIGEIGPVKATAITYVNPAVAIAAGVLVLGERITVWTVVGFVFVLAGSYLVTRRRRDPVTAGAPEPAPVE, translated from the coding sequence GTGACGCGTCGTGGAGTCCTGCTGTTCGCCGCGCTCGGCATCGCGTGGGGCATCCCCTACCTGTTCATCAAGATCGCGGTGAGCGAGCTCGAGCCCACGATGGTGGTGCTCGGGCGATCCGCGCTGGCCGCCGTGCTGCTGCTGCCGCTCGCGCTCCTGCGGCGCGAGATCGTGGTCGTCGTGCGTCGGTGGAAGCCGATGCTCGCGTACACGATCGTCGAGATCGTGCTGCCCTGGTACTTCCTCAGCTCGGCCGAGCAGCAGTTGCCGAGCTCGACGGCCGGCCTCCTGCTCGCCGCCGTGCCGCTCGCGGGCGTCGCGATCGCGTTCGCGATGGGCCGACCCGAGCGGCTCAGCGGCTCGAACTGGCTCGGCATCGCGGTCGGCATGCTCGGCGTCGCCGCCCTCGTCGGGCTCGATGTCGCCGGGTCCGACCTCGGCGCCGTGGCCGAGATGTCCGTCGTGGTCGTCGGCTACGCGCTCGGCCCGGCGATCCTCGCGCGTTGGATGCCCGACCTGCCCGGCATCGGCGTGGTCGCCGTGTCGCTGGCCGCCGCCGCGATCATCTACGTGCCGTTCGTGTTCGCCACCTCCGCGTGGCCGACCGCCTGGCCGTCGACCCCGGTCGTGGTCTCGATCATCGTGCTCGCCGTCGTGTGCAGCGCCCTCGCGTTCGTGCTCATGATCGCGCTCATCGGCGAGATCGGCCCGGTGAAGGCGACCGCGATCACCTACGTGAACCCGGCCGTCGCGATCGCCGCCGGCGTGCTCGTGCTCGGCGAGCGCATCACCGTCTGGACCGTCGTCGGGTTCGTGTTCGTGCTGGCCGGGTCGTACCTCGTCACGCGCCGTCGCCGCGATCCCGTCACCGCCGGCGCGCCCGAACCCGCGCCTGTCGAGTAG
- a CDS encoding MerR family transcriptional regulator, with protein MRIGEIARRAGVSTRLVRYYEQQGLLASTRESNGYRDYDEADVDRVQHIANLVQSGVATKLVKELLELEDAAAEARPSCPRAVAEMLAAELAGLEERIACLSRSRDSIRDYLARTEHTALVCERDHELELRLQREQAHEGALAGG; from the coding sequence ATGAGGATCGGCGAGATCGCGCGCAGGGCGGGCGTCTCGACGCGCCTCGTGCGCTACTACGAGCAGCAGGGCCTGCTCGCCTCCACGCGCGAGTCCAACGGGTACCGCGACTACGACGAGGCCGACGTCGACCGCGTGCAGCACATCGCGAACCTGGTGCAGTCTGGCGTGGCCACCAAGCTCGTGAAGGAGCTGCTCGAACTCGAGGACGCCGCCGCCGAGGCCCGCCCGAGCTGCCCCCGCGCCGTCGCCGAGATGCTCGCGGCCGAACTCGCCGGCCTCGAGGAGCGCATCGCCTGCCTCAGCCGCAGCCGCGACTCGATCCGCGACTACCTCGCCCGCACCGAGCACACGGCGCTCGTCTGCGAGCGCGATCACGAGCTCGAGCTGCGGCTGCAGCGCGAGCAGGCGCACGAGGGCGCGCTCGCCGGAGGCTGA